Within Dysgonomonas sp. HDW5A, the genomic segment ACTTGCTTTTTTAATCCTTCGTGATCATTAATCTTAGTTGTACCACCCGGTAAGATCAACATATCAATAGCAGTAAAATCTATATCCGAGAATAATACATCTGCAACTACAGGAATAGCATGACTACCAACCACTGTTTTTTCGTCAGTCAACGACACCGTTTTTACATCCACTTCGCCTCTTCTCAATATATCTACAGTAGCCAAAGCTTCTATTTCCTCAAATCCTGTTGTTAAAAAAATCAATGCTTTTTTCATATTCAATTCTAATTAAGTAAAGAATAAAATTTATGGGTGTTTTTTTAGAGTTACAACAATCTATAATTGTTATACTTGAATAAGCAACAAAAAGGGTCTGTGAACTTAGTTCAGGTTAAACTTATAAGTAATTGTACCTTTTTGATTATTCAAATTAGAACTTGTGGCAAATTTAGTACGACGGGCAGCTCGTAATGATTCATTTCTTAAACTGGCATTAGTCGTATTTGTTCCTTTGCCAATACTCGCTTCTATTACGTTTCCTTTTGGATCGACAATTATATCAACAACCACAGTTCCGTAATCGTCCACATGATAATCTGGAAGCTTCAAACCTCCTGCACCTACTCCTCTTCCTCCCAAGTCGTAGGTTCCTGAGCCTCCTACTCCTGAGATTTTTCCAGTACTTCCATTTCCTGAAGGCGAACCTTGGGTTCCGGTTCCTTGTGTATTACCTCGGCTACCGCTACCCGATCCATTGCCAAACAGACCAGCCATTTGGCTATTTATATTTTTCTTTCGGGCAGCTTCTTCCTGTGCTATCCTATCGGCTTCAGCCTGAGCCTTACGCTTTACCTCTGCAGCAGCAGCTTCTTTTCGCTTTTTCTCTGCTTCGGCTTTTTTTGCTTCATTTATAGCGATGGTTTTCTCCACATCCTGTGTTGCTGTTGGTGCCTTGGTTTCTTTAGTTGTAACTTTAGGCGTGGGTGCTTTTACGGGAATAGGCTCCACCTTTGTTTCGGGTGTTGACTCTCCTAAATTATTGGGCATGGTCGGGTCTGATTCTATAGGCTCTGTAACATCTTCGGTCAGTCCGTTTCCTCGTCCGAAGGGCTCATCATCTCCTAATGCATCAGCAACGTTTCCAAACATTACGGGTACACCACCCATCTCTTGACTGTATCTGTTATCACTAACGGGTTTAATATAATAGAATAGTAAACACAACAATAGAATTACGTGAAACGCTATTGTTCCCGCCAAACTTATTGTCTTTTCTTTTACCATAGCCATCGGCAATTTTTTTTTATTGGTCTACGACCTATTTCAAACAGTTTTTATATGCTGCAATTGTTCTTTCTAATCCCAGATAGAGAGCATCACTTATCAATGCATGACCAATAGATACCTCTTCAATGTAAGGAATATTTTTATAAAAGAAGTTTAGATTCTCCAAGCTCAGGTCATGTCCGGCATTTATTCCTAAACCCAGTTTTTTGGCAATCTTTGCAGCTTCTATAAACGGAGCAATAGCTTCTTCTTTATTCTTCGGATACAAAGTAGCATAAGGTTCGGTATACAATTCAATTCGATCTGTTCCCGTTTTAGCTGCATACTCTATTATTTCGGGATCAGTGCCCGTAAATATAGATGTACGAACTCCCATTGCTCTGAATTCATCTATAAGATCACTTAAAAGCGACTGATGGACTTTTGTATCCCATCCTGCGTTAGATGTTATCGCATCGGGTGCATCGGGAACTAAAGTTACCTGAGTCGGTTTTACTGTTTTAATCAGTTTTATAAAATCAGTTGAGGGATAACCTTCAATATTAAACTCCGTCTTTATCTGAGCTTTTAAGTCATATACATCTTTGAACTTGATATGACGTTCATCGGGACGAGGGTGCACGGTTATGCCTTGGGCTCCAAACCTCTCGCAATCGAGAGCAACCTGCAAAACATTGGGAACATCTCCTCCTCGTGCGTTTCGTATGGTTGCAATCTTATTTATGTTTACGCTCAACTGTGTCATGATAGCTTCTTTTTGTGATTTAGGTCACAGACCTTTTTATTACTTCTTTCTGATACAAAATACCCCGATAGTTATACTTGAAAATACAGCAATTTATGAATGAATGTATTTAATAATAAAACTTTTTCACCAACTTTGCATCATTGCTCATATACTATTACGCAAATTTAATAGTAAATACCGAAACTTGATACTATTTCAGTATTTTTAAGGTCAAAGACCTTTATTGCTTTTTCAATATCAGAGTGGTTTCCATTAAATGAGCGATTTGATAAACAGACAGAAAAATGTACCTTTTATGAGAATTGGAATTTTCGGCAAAAAATATCAAAAAAAAGAACAAATAAAAAAGGTCTTTGATATCTTATCTCAGAACCATGTTGAGATTTTCATTCAAAAAGAATTTTATGAATATCTTAAGCCTGACCTTGACCTGAAGGATTACGTTGCCGGTATTATAGATTATAATAACCTCAATTTAGATATGGCTTTCAGTATAGGTGGTGATGGTACATTTTTGCGTACGGTGTCAGCTATAAGAGAAAAAAACATCCCAATTCTGGGTATCAATACCGGAAGGCTTGGTTTTCTGGCTGACGTTTCGGAAAAAGATATGGAAGAAACTCTGTCCGAAATATTAAAAGGTAATTATACAATAGAAGAACGTAGCCAACTTAAATTGACCGTTAACGATTCTTCCGCCGGAATAGTAGACTATGCCCTTAATGAAATAGCCATACTCAAACAAGATTCGTCATCAATGATTACAATTGATGTAAATATCAATGGAGAAAGGCTTACATCATATGAAGCTGATGGTTTACTTGTCTCTACTCCAACCGGCTCTACAGCCTACTCACTTAGTGTAGGAGGCCCCATTATGGCACCAAACACCTCAAACTTCATCATCACAGCAATCGCACCCCACAGTCTGAGTGCACGACCTTTAGTTATTGAAGATAACAATATACTGACCTTACATGTCAGAAGTCGCAGTTCATGCTTCTTAATTTCCCTTGACGGGCGTTCTAAAGCAATGCCTGTAAATGGAACAACTCTCCAGATTAAGAAGGCTGCAACTTCTGTACTTGTAATAAAGCGCATAGGACAAACATTCTACAGTACCTTAAAAAACAAGCTGAAATGGGGAACTGATCCGCGTGTGGATTAAAACATTACCAATCCTGAATATCCAATTATTTACACCGCCCTACTAAAACAGAGCGGCAATCACTGATACGTTATCTACTTATCTCCCTTTACTTTATTAGGGTTCTGATTTATAAAATCCTTCCAACTATTAAATTTTTTCTCTTGAGTCGGATTATTAGTTTGAAAAAAATGACACACAGCTGCCGCCAATCCATCAGTCGCATCCAGTTGAGGGAGCATACTTTCATCGGGAATTTTCAAATACTGCTGAAGCATATAGGCAACTTGCTCCTTTGCAGCTTTACCATTTCCCGTTATAGACATCTTTATTTTCAGAGGGGCGTATTCGAAAATCGGAATATCTCTTGACAAGGCTGCCGCCATAGCAACTCCCTGAGCACGTCCCAACTTCAACATACTCTGTACATTCTTCCCGAAAAACGGAGCTTCAATTGCTAATTCATCCGGAAGATATTCTTCAACTAAAGCGAGAACTCTTTCGAAAATACGTCTCAGTTTAAGATAATGATCGTCATATTTACTTAATTGTATTACCCCCATTGTTATCAATTGGGGTTTATTATTTAAAACGCGTAATACTCCGTATCCCATAATTTGAGTACCGGGGTCAATCCCCAGAATAATACGCTCTTTATCTATTTTAGCCATTAATTTTTTATTATGGTAACTTTATTCAAACCAATACGTAAGTTTGATTTCAAAGATTATTACAATTCTGAATCGCCTATAAACTATCACAATAACGATACTTCTTCCATAAGAGTAACAAATCCGCCCACTTTAGTGCCAAATCTTCGCCCCATCTCCAAACTTAGGCTCTCCCCTGTTTCTTCTGCCCATTTATTTAAAGTGTCAATATCCTTTGCCTTAAATTGCAAGGCATAACTTACCCCACTTTCTTCATGCTGACGTTCTATTTTGGCTAAAGTCGGATGATTCAACAAACCACTTTTTACAGCCTGAGGCACATAATAAGTCTTTACAAAGGCTATAAATTCGTCCTGTATTGCATCTTCAACATGCAAAGTCGTATTAAATATCAACATAATTATTCTATAAAATTTATCTATACTTTATACAAAGATAATCAGATAATTTGCTTTTAGTATCAAGGCGCAATCGACCCAACACATAAAATACACATATACAGATTATTATAAGTAAATATATCACAATAAACATTTAATTGCAATTAACACAAGACCCTGATAATTATTTAACTATAAAAAAATATCATTTTATGCTTAAATATCTAATTTTTTTCTGAACTTTCTCTCCGAATTATCATTATAAGAGTAGTAATCATTTAAAAAGAAGGGATGCGTATGAAAAGAGATTTACACTTGAAAAAGGTTTATGTTGCGGTAGCTTTAACGGCACTTACTATCCTTCCGACAGCATTTGCTATTGGAGCCTTTCTGGATAACAACAGAAAATCAAATAAAGCAACATCAATGACACATCAACAGACAGAAGCTCTGCCTAAAGATGTAGGCAATTAATTTATTCTTTTTTTCTCAATAAGGCAACAGTTCGGGAAAATCTTATATCTTTGTTGCATAATTGAGAACGGGGGATTAGCTCATCTGGCTAGAGCGTTAGACTGGCAGTCTAAAGGTGATCGGTTCGAGTCCGATATTCTCCACTGAAACTTTAAATCCTCGAACAGAAATGTTTGGGGATTTTTATTTAATCAAAAAATGTAAAATATAGATAAGCAAGTCCTATTATTACCCCAAACGCAATAGGTAATCCTATTAGAGTATTTATACAACCATGACTTAAGTTATTAGCCTCATCATCAGAACTTCCTTTTA encodes:
- a CDS encoding energy transducer TonB, which translates into the protein MAMVKEKTISLAGTIAFHVILLLCLLFYYIKPVSDNRYSQEMGGVPVMFGNVADALGDDEPFGRGNGLTEDVTEPIESDPTMPNNLGESTPETKVEPIPVKAPTPKVTTKETKAPTATQDVEKTIAINEAKKAEAEKKRKEAAAAEVKRKAQAEADRIAQEEAARKKNINSQMAGLFGNGSGSGSRGNTQGTGTQGSPSGNGSTGKISGVGGSGTYDLGGRGVGAGGLKLPDYHVDDYGTVVVDIIVDPKGNVIEASIGKGTNTTNASLRNESLRAARRTKFATSSNLNNQKGTITYKFNLN
- a CDS encoding pyridoxine 5'-phosphate synthase, with protein sequence MTQLSVNINKIATIRNARGGDVPNVLQVALDCERFGAQGITVHPRPDERHIKFKDVYDLKAQIKTEFNIEGYPSTDFIKLIKTVKPTQVTLVPDAPDAITSNAGWDTKVHQSLLSDLIDEFRAMGVRTSIFTGTDPEIIEYAAKTGTDRIELYTEPYATLYPKNKEEAIAPFIEAAKIAKKLGLGINAGHDLSLENLNFFYKNIPYIEEVSIGHALISDALYLGLERTIAAYKNCLK
- a CDS encoding NAD kinase codes for the protein MRIGIFGKKYQKKEQIKKVFDILSQNHVEIFIQKEFYEYLKPDLDLKDYVAGIIDYNNLNLDMAFSIGGDGTFLRTVSAIREKNIPILGINTGRLGFLADVSEKDMEETLSEILKGNYTIEERSQLKLTVNDSSAGIVDYALNEIAILKQDSSSMITIDVNINGERLTSYEADGLLVSTPTGSTAYSLSVGGPIMAPNTSNFIITAIAPHSLSARPLVIEDNNILTLHVRSRSSCFLISLDGRSKAMPVNGTTLQIKKAATSVLVIKRIGQTFYSTLKNKLKWGTDPRVD
- the ruvC gene encoding crossover junction endodeoxyribonuclease RuvC; its protein translation is MDKERIILGIDPGTQIMGYGVLRVLNNKPQLITMGVIQLSKYDDHYLKLRRIFERVLALVEEYLPDELAIEAPFFGKNVQSMLKLGRAQGVAMAAALSRDIPIFEYAPLKIKMSITGNGKAAKEQVAYMLQQYLKIPDESMLPQLDATDGLAAAVCHFFQTNNPTQEKKFNSWKDFINQNPNKVKGDK
- a CDS encoding DUF4286 family protein, with translation MLIFNTTLHVEDAIQDEFIAFVKTYYVPQAVKSGLLNHPTLAKIERQHEESGVSYALQFKAKDIDTLNKWAEETGESLSLEMGRRFGTKVGGFVTLMEEVSLL